TATTtcaaaaacatttaaaaattaatgatcaaaatagtataaataatttttttcagcTGGGCAATTGCCCCTTGTGATCCTCATATGGATCCGTCCCTGCTAACATGCATCGCAAACTCCATTCAAACTCAGATCTAAGCTTGAACAACTAAATTATGCAGATATAACTTTGAATCAGAATTGAGCTAAAACTAAACGAAAGCAATGAAAGCAAAAAACATCAGATCCAAAATATCGTGCATtaaaaacttcatttcataAACGATCTTTAACAAACACAACTAAAGCAGAATccaaaacaaagatttaaagaTCGATTAACAAACGGAAAGATAACTAGAGTAGCAACTAGGAGAAAAACATTAAAACAACTGAGTTATGGAAAAGATGAACTAAAAACAGAGTAGAAATTGTTTTGACCCCTCGGGGTGTAAGGAAAACACAAACTACGATGACTTCTTGACAGATCTAGGTCTCTCCTTCCTTGAcgaggaagaagagaggaaaGTAGGGGTAGAACGATGACTCCAACTGCTACGAACTTGCTTACTCCATGCTACGAATGTAAAGTATGAAAATGAGGTGACTAAAGATGATGATGGTGTCGAACTCTCTCTTGTGTACACTCTCTCTACTATTTATAGGATGACATTGGGCTCAAATCCATAGGGTAAGCCCATCATGTCTTGACATTAATGCCCTTGAtgtttcttctctctcctatGACTCATCATCTCTTGTGGTGAACTCCACTTGATCAACTTGTTGTCTAAGCAGGCTTCATTACTTGTCCGCAACTGACCAACTTATCTTCGATTCTGATCATTTTTCGCTTCTTTCCGAGTGATCAAGTTGTTCCTACACTTTGCCGCTTCAACACTTTATAGCCCCTACACACTCAAATtcaccactttttctcacatTATCAACTATGTTAGTGTAATAAGCCCCTATAAAACCATGCTTGTAACGAGTCTTATCAAGCTCAtcattaaatactactccctccgtcccactttaggagtcccgatttattatttttaagtatcccactttaggagtcctgattagaatattctataaatgataatatgcCCAACaatccactaaccttttttcactcacattttattataaaataatactccatccgtcccacaataattgtcattcttttccatttaggtccgtcccacaataatcgtcacactttatttttaccataaatggttagtaggtctcacattccactaactttttcaaccaactcttctttacttttcttaaaactagtgcccacaataagagtgacaattattgtgggacagagggagtactatataaaagtaggatcaacatttcactattttttccatcactttttctttatatttgttaaaatttgtGCCGAACTCAAATGAAACTCTTAAAGTGAGACAGAAggagtaataataatgtatatcCCACTATCCATCAATATTGCTTTTCTATCATTGTTTGCTCTctattactttttaaattatactcgtttcattccataaaaatatgaacaataaatatagcacaagaattaagataaaattgataaagtaagagggaagTGGATCCTCCAATGTGGATTAATCACATCAGAGGGTGCTGTGGAGTGAAACACGGTCGTTTTAACGCAAATATGAAATTCCTACTTTTACTTCTTTCTAtcctttaaatattttattcacttcggtgctatagtattttattcctttttctcttattatttttttctttcgccttttttggtttttctttctttcattGATTAATAATTAGCTAGCGATTTTCTTATAGATAACAGtgctactattttatttttctatttgtaAAGTATAGCGTAactcattatttttgtatttacaTATAACTTATTCTATACAGTACATAAgttcaaaatttatcaaatcttgcaaaatatttaaatagttctATCACATCGTATTAAACTCGTGTGATTGATCttgcaaaatttataaattatttaatataattattaatagaactatactttaaaaaacataaattataacGGTCTATGTAAGTTATCAAAACTATCAATTGAACTTTATATAatacaatattgaaaaaatatggtaTTCCTCCCGtactataataaatatcacactttttttttctaatttatcccacaaaaaatattacattctTATTTTGGAAAATCGTATCCAACCACCAAACACTAAGCAGCACAGGTGTGCTTGCAAATTTCTGACAACATTGCAAGCACATTTTTgagcaaaaattaaaataactgAGCATTTTCCGAGCACATCTACATAGCcacaaaatatgtaaaatgatGAATATAACAAAGCAATTTCCAAGTACCATCAATGGTGCTCGGAAGCAAATCCGGCGTGAATAGTGCGGTAGAAAGAagtaaaacaaatcaaatttatttggaATAAGTACTGtcgtttttatatttttatgagttCTATTAGATAATTACActatatgaaataatttatgtgcttagaaaataataatgagtTATATTTCATTaccatatactccctccgttccacttaaaatgaaatatttggaaatcaggagagattttatgtagtgttattttatgagttaatgaaggttgagtaaagtaagagaaatgaaaaaatagagagaaagttgtttccattttaacaaacgtttcatttttaatgggacagccaaaaaaaggaaaacgtttcattttaaatggacagagagagtatttctcagaaaattaaaatagcaGCACGCTTATCGATAAGAAAATCGGTCGGTTATAGTCAGTGTTTTGAACATATAAAGCCCTCAGGAGGTTGGGCTGTTTTGAACCGGATGAACCGACCGGTTCGACCGGGGCTTGATTTTCAGCagttatttcaaaaatttgagTTCAATCGAATTCGAGCCATAGAATTCGTGTATGCAAGTCCAACTCCATTACCTCTCCACCATTTCAATTATTGtgacataataataattttatttattcttaaaatcaataaataaattttcactttccaaaaatgcaaacacatatttttatgaaacgaACAATGgaaaatacacatatttttatgaaatagaGATGGTAAATTAATTTCTGAATAATACATACTTTTACGAAACAATgaaaataggagtagtatacttcgaggaaaaaaaaacaagggaaaaagaaaagggagTACTAGTAAACTTTATTACTGGGTACCAACCCGAGCGGTTTAAAGTGAAAGACCCGGAGGCGGAGCTGACTGACATTACCGAAAGCACAAGCAAAAAACAGAGGGAAAAAGCATCACTACATGGCTCTAACGACGAGGCAGCGGCGCTCCTCGCCGCCCGATCTCCAGACCCCTTCTCCCTACTCCAAGGTGGACAAACCGGATAAGCCAGCCGCCGACCAGAGGCTCGGGTGGTTCCTGCCGCTGGTGTCACTGGCAGTGCTGCGCTACATGAGCGCCTCATCCAACATTATTCACGACTGCGACGAGGTCTTCAATTATTGGGAGCCTCTCCATTTCCTACTCTACAACACCGGATTCCAAACCTGGGAATACAGGTCACCgcccatttttattttttgttttcaattcgTTGATCGCTTAGGTTTTCTTTTGCGGCGATTGATTCACTGATCTGTTCGTCTGTTGTTgtgttttttcctttctacCGTTCCTTAGTTGTGAATTGCCTTGAAGGAGATGGAAATATCATTAACATTGACATGTTCTGTTCCATAATTGCTCAAGGATATACGCCATGTCTATAACTGCAACGTCGAATCTCTTTATTatcatacttaattttatcttttgtgaTTACAGATATTTAAGACTTTTCACTCTCTGTGCTATTGTTAGAGTCAGTGACCGTCTGTTAAAATGTGTTCCTTGGAAGTGTACAaaactaatcaaaatttgttcTGATAAAGAGTGTCATGTTTTACAATTTGATTCCAACATCCTTTATGCATCCTTCTGCAGCTCCCAGTTTGCGTTGAGGTCATACTTGTACATTATTTTCCACAAATTGGTCGGTTTGCCTGCTTCTTGGTGGtttggagaagaaaaagtaagatgTCTCTTCATAATCCCTTCCTTTTTTTATGCTGAACCCCACTTTTTTCTACTCATAGTGACTCTTTTTAATCTAAAAACTCAGGTGAGAGTCTTTTATGCAGTTAGGATTTTTCTTGGTATTCTCTCTGTAATTGCGGATGCTGCCCTTGTTGTGGCCCTTTCTAGAAAGTATGGGAAACGTCTCGCTTCGTATACACTGGCAATGCTATGCTTGGCCAGCGGTTGTTTTTTTGCTAGCACTAGTAAGTGCAATTAATATGACCTGGTCCTTACTCTTCATTATACGCATTTTTGAAGTTTCCACTTCTGacttaaaaaaagaagagggTCGATAATGGATATCCATTTACTCCCAAAAATTagactccctccgtccttcaaaaatagcaactatttCCGTTTTGGTCTGTCCCTTAAAATtatgcactttctattttaggaagctttttttttctctctaatgagttGGGgcccattctccactaacaatacttcaatcactttttcttctatctctctcttactttaccaatcgtgcattaaaacccgtgttgCTTCaaaagttgctatttttaaaggacggaaggagtaattgTTTAGATACCACTTTTGACTTATTAACCTAAACAATGCATGTAGCATTGAGGCCTGAATTCTCATCAAATTCTCACATCAACTCATGATTACTGCTGCACATACAGGTTTCCTTCCAAGTTCATTCTCTATGTATGCGATGTCTCTATCATCAGCACTTTATCTCTTCGAGAAGCCCGCAGCTGCAGTTTTAAGTGCGGCCACTGGAGTTATTCTTGGTTGGCCATTCTCAGTCCTAGCATTTCTGCCACTTACAATTTTCTCCCTCAAGAAAAGGTTTTATCATGCATTTCTGTCTGGTGTCATCACTTCTCTTTTTCTAGTGGTGAGTGTAATTTTCCGACAAATTAAACATGTCTAACCAAATTCGTGCTCCACTCTTCATACACCTATTATAAACATTGTCATCTCTTCCAATTTTCTAATTCTTCCATTATTTGATATGGTCTTTACACACGTCCCTTCAAATTCTACAGGCACTATCGGTTGTTGTTGACCAATATTACTATGGAAAGTGGACATCATCCATTCTCAATCTATTGATATATAATGTTTTAGGTGGTGGAGAGAGCCATTTATATGGTACTGAAGGGCCATTGTTTTACCTGAAGAATGGGTTCAATAGCTTCAACTTTTGTTTCATCCTTGCGCTTCTCTTCATTGCGATCCTTCCCattgtaaagaaaaaatatgctCCGGAGTTGTTAGTCATCATCTCACCTGTCTATATCTGGCTAGCTTTTATGTCTTTGCAGCCGCACAAGGAAGAgaggtaaaaatgaaattcttctttGACTCAAGTCttgaactttttaaattttctcaaTGTATCCTCTTTGGGTTTGGCTTCTTTTGTACAATCTTTATCCTTAATCTATGCACTTTTTGTCTCTAAAGGTGTTGCATGACTAAGTCTTCTCTTCCTAGTAGAAACACTAATACTCTATCCCACCTCAAGTGAGGCGCTACTTTGGGCataggatttaattaaaatgtatttttagtGACTAGTGAGTTAAGtggatagaataaagtaagagagtgaaTATAGTAGAGaggtgaagagagaataaagtaggaaatataataaagtaggGAGTGTGAAAGTGTTggttttttccaaaaagggaaatgactcacttTTGGTGGGAcggataaaaaaataatataaatcacttgaggtgggacggagggatatatttttgttgtggATCATTGCTATTTCTTAAATTGGAAAACGCCTAAATACTGCCAAACTTCCTTTTATCTGATTGTCTCCTTATCTTAACGTAAACATTTATATGAAATTCTATGTGTATCCAACTCCTAAACTTCTAAAGCAAAATGGGCAAAGACTCTCTCAGGTTTGTGGATATCTTGTTAGCAGACACTGTATATGATTCGAAGTGAAAGGCGGCTCGTCCGTTTACTCTCGATAAGATATTTGCAATAGAAGTGTAACGTACAGTAGGCATGGTAACCTTACAGAATTCAATGAGAATGAAAAAAGTATTCAAAACTTTTTCCAACAAGGAAAGTCTTGGCCACATTATCGTTCTCTAATAATATACTTTGATGCTCTTTTCCAGGCCTACCATATATGTTCTCTTCACA
The genomic region above belongs to Salvia hispanica cultivar TCC Black 2014 chromosome 3, UniMelb_Shisp_WGS_1.0, whole genome shotgun sequence and contains:
- the LOC125213175 gene encoding dol-P-Man:Man(6)GlcNAc(2)-PP-Dol alpha-1,2-mannosyltransferase-like produces the protein MALTTRQRRSSPPDLQTPSPYSKVDKPDKPAADQRLGWFLPLVSLAVLRYMSASSNIIHDCDEVFNYWEPLHFLLYNTGFQTWEYSSQFALRSYLYIIFHKLVGLPASWWFGEEKVRVFYAVRIFLGILSVIADAALVVALSRKYGKRLASYTLAMLCLASGCFFASTSFLPSSFSMYAMSLSSALYLFEKPAAAVLSAATGVILGWPFSVLAFLPLTIFSLKKRFYHAFLSGVITSLFLVALSVVVDQYYYGKWTSSILNLLIYNVLGGGESHLYGTEGPLFYLKNGFNSFNFCFILALLFIAILPIVKKKYAPELLVIISPVYIWLAFMSLQPHKEERFLYPIYPLSCVSASAVIESLPDLFRDKYNPNDPSLLVTIAKAVRPLVLGLILCASHSRTFSLINGYSAPVEIYKHLEHYDDVGEGSVLCVGSEWHRFPSSFFVPEYIREVRWIDDGFRGLLPLPFNVTLGGTSAAPPYFNNKNQATDQQYLQDIAKCTFLVELHLERPYIPRGSDLNTWEVMAAMHYMDREMSPPKYRSFFIPYLWQQNNVFGLYKLLKRISKS